Proteins encoded by one window of Clostridium bornimense:
- a CDS encoding accessory gene regulator B family protein yields MITYEKIADKISSKIIDTLDDGSMDTEKLSYGILVFFINITKLIILLIGAYFFDVMLEFFIIIFSFAIMRLSNFGLHLKGSLFCTVVSFISFIGSALICKFLHFDIYMIIISYIVLILLTYMYAPADTESNPLCNTKQRKKFKFQSICKLLIFFFISLLFNNYMFVSCIIFGNLISTITILPITYDLFKLSKNNYELYEEYEP; encoded by the coding sequence ATGATTACATATGAAAAGATTGCTGATAAAATATCATCTAAGATAATTGATACATTAGATGATGGATCTATGGATACTGAAAAATTATCTTATGGTATTTTAGTATTTTTTATAAATATTACAAAATTAATTATTTTATTAATAGGAGCCTACTTCTTTGATGTTATGTTAGAATTTTTTATAATAATTTTCTCATTTGCAATTATGAGACTAAGCAACTTTGGACTTCATCTTAAAGGATCCCTATTCTGTACTGTAGTCTCATTTATATCATTTATAGGATCTGCATTAATATGTAAATTTCTTCATTTTGATATTTACATGATCATTATCTCCTATATAGTTTTAATTCTCTTAACATATATGTATGCCCCTGCCGATACTGAAAGTAACCCTTTATGTAATACAAAACAAAGAAAAAAATTTAAATTTCAAAGTATATGTAAATTATTGATTTTTTTCTTTATATCTCTTTTGTTTAATAATTATATGTTTGTATCATGTATAATTTTTGGTAACCTTATTTCTACAATTACTATACTACCAATAACTTATGATTTATTTAAATTATCGAAAAATAATTATGAACTTTACGAAGAGTATGAACCATAA
- the recQ gene encoding DNA helicase RecQ, whose translation MTLNKFEILEKYYGYREFRKGQEEVIDSILQGKDVLAIMPTGGGKSICYQVPALILNGLTIVISPLISLMKDQVDTIKEIGIEAAYINSSLSSREFNEIIEGIREDKYKIIYIAPERLESYEFFAIIAEKDISQIAIDEAHCVSQWGHDFRSSYRRIGSFIDRLYKRPIITAFTATASEEVRQDIVNLLKLNSPKIFITGFDRENLSIDIIKGGNKKEYILKYIEKNRNQCGIIYASTRKEVDNLYEMLQNKGYSVGRYHAGLGDEERRSNQEDFIYDRVSLMIATNAFGMGIDKPNIRYVIHYSIPKNIEGYYQEIGRAGRDGEKSQCILLFSPSDIHTQKYLIDVGIENEERKVIQYKKLQQMIDLIYSNDCYRKGILNYFGEEYNKECGNCSNCLSEGEIVDKTIDAQKVLSCIYRMKRGFGTKMIVDVLRGSKNKRVLDLGFDKLSTYGIMKDYTGEKLKEFINTLVSHGFIDLIEGDYPVVRLNDKSILVLKGKEEVRFKEYVVDKKIIEDNELVMILKELRLEIAREEGVPPYIIFGDITLREMSSVYPRTKEEFLAISGIGEKKYDKYGERFSEVIKRYVEDNNINIIVNNEDDEIIEVSTDKELLNRLLEVRKSFALKENTLDRSIISIQSLKEISGRYPITVDEFKDISGVGPKKVKEYGEFFVEAVKSYVEEKNIKRNWIEKKHRKVIIDGDGRNNEEKSIDMVKEGIYLKDISEEIEVSISTILGYITDYIKEYGENPLKEDISNLYTEDEERLIINELKSTSSNKISELKKKLPDYIKYESIRAVIIKNNYI comes from the coding sequence ATAACTTTGAATAAATTTGAGATATTAGAAAAGTATTATGGGTATAGAGAATTTAGAAAAGGGCAAGAGGAAGTAATAGATTCAATTTTACAAGGGAAAGATGTATTAGCAATTATGCCTACTGGGGGAGGAAAATCTATTTGTTATCAAGTTCCAGCACTTATTCTTAATGGATTAACAATAGTGATTTCTCCACTTATTTCTCTTATGAAAGATCAAGTAGATACTATTAAGGAAATTGGAATTGAAGCGGCATATATAAATTCATCATTGTCTTCTAGAGAATTTAATGAAATAATTGAAGGAATAAGAGAAGATAAATATAAAATAATATATATAGCACCAGAAAGGTTAGAATCATATGAATTTTTTGCAATAATTGCAGAGAAAGATATCTCGCAAATAGCAATTGATGAGGCACATTGTGTATCGCAATGGGGACATGATTTTAGGTCAAGTTATAGGAGAATTGGGAGTTTTATAGATAGGCTTTATAAGAGACCTATAATAACAGCTTTTACTGCTACCGCATCTGAAGAAGTACGACAAGATATAGTAAATTTACTGAAACTTAATAGTCCGAAGATTTTTATAACAGGTTTTGATCGAGAAAATTTAAGTATAGACATAATAAAAGGTGGTAACAAAAAAGAATACATATTAAAATATATAGAGAAAAATAGAAACCAATGTGGAATAATATATGCATCTACAAGAAAAGAAGTAGATAATTTATATGAAATGTTACAAAATAAAGGATATTCTGTAGGAAGATATCATGCAGGATTAGGTGATGAAGAAAGACGGAGTAATCAAGAAGATTTTATATATGATAGAGTAAGCTTAATGATTGCTACTAACGCTTTTGGTATGGGAATTGACAAGCCTAATATAAGATATGTAATACATTATAGCATTCCTAAAAATATTGAAGGATATTATCAAGAGATTGGTAGAGCAGGAAGAGATGGTGAAAAGAGTCAATGTATATTGTTATTCTCTCCATCAGATATACATACACAAAAGTATCTTATTGATGTAGGAATAGAAAATGAAGAAAGAAAAGTAATTCAATATAAGAAGTTGCAACAGATGATAGACCTTATTTATAGCAATGATTGTTATAGAAAAGGAATATTGAATTATTTTGGTGAAGAATACAATAAGGAATGCGGTAATTGTAGTAATTGTTTAAGCGAAGGAGAAATTGTTGATAAAACTATTGATGCTCAAAAAGTATTATCTTGTATATATAGGATGAAAAGAGGCTTTGGAACCAAGATGATTGTAGATGTTCTTAGAGGTTCTAAGAATAAAAGAGTATTAGATTTAGGATTTGATAAGTTATCTACTTATGGAATTATGAAAGATTATACTGGAGAAAAACTAAAAGAATTTATAAATACATTAGTATCTCATGGATTTATAGATCTTATAGAAGGGGATTATCCTGTAGTAAGATTAAACGATAAGTCTATCCTTGTATTAAAAGGAAAAGAGGAAGTAAGATTTAAGGAATACGTTGTTGATAAGAAGATTATTGAAGATAATGAATTAGTGATGATACTTAAAGAATTAAGATTAGAAATAGCTAGAGAAGAGGGAGTACCTCCATATATTATATTTGGAGATATTACTCTTAGAGAAATGAGCAGCGTATATCCAAGAACTAAAGAAGAATTCCTTGCTATATCTGGTATAGGTGAAAAGAAATATGATAAATATGGTGAGAGATTTTCAGAAGTTATAAAGAGATATGTAGAAGATAATAATATAAATATTATAGTAAATAATGAAGATGATGAGATAATTGAGGTTAGTACTGATAAAGAATTATTAAATAGATTATTAGAAGTTAGAAAAAGCTTTGCTTTAAAAGAAAATACTTTAGATAGAAGTATAATCAGTATACAAAGTTTGAAAGAAATTAGCGGAAGATACCCAATAACCGTTGATGAATTTAAAGATATTTCTGGAGTAGGACCTAAAAAGGTTAAAGAATATGGAGAATTTTTTGTAGAAGCAGTTAAATCTTATGTTGAAGAAAAAAATATTAAGAGAAATTGGATTGAAAAGAAGCATAGAAAAGTTATTATAGACGGTGATGGTAGAAATAATGAAGAGAAATCTATAGATATGGTGAAAGAAGGAATATATTTAAAAGATATTTCCGAGGAAATAGAAGTATCAATTTCTACAATTTTAGGGTACATTACTGATTATATTAAAGAGTATGGTGAAAATCCATTAAAAGAAGATATAAGTAATTTATATACAGAAGATGAAGAGAGGTTAATCATCAATGAATTAAAAAGTACGTCATCTAATAAGATAAGTGAATTGAAAAAGAAGTTACCGGATTATATTAAATATGAATCTATAAGAGCAGTAATAATAAAAAATAACTATATATAA
- the ilvA gene encoding threonine ammonia-lyase has protein sequence MHLDKIKMARENIKDIIEKTPLMHSNVFSKECGNDVYMKCENLQITGAYKLRGALNKITTLTDEQKSKGVVCSSAGNHAQGVAYASNLFGIKSKIVMPKTTPLIKVKSTKDFGGNVVLHGNVYDDAYNEARRIEKEDGSVFIHPFNDLDVMYGQGTIALEIFEDLADVDIIVCPIGGGGLISGISLAAKELNPNIKIIGVQAEGANAMYQSFNSGELKTLDTVNTIADGIAVKIPGDKTFEIIKDYVDEIITVSDAEIADSFIVLTEKHKLLAEASGAASLAALKKLKVKGKKVVSVISGGNIDMVTISSLINSGLVSRGRLFCFSVELPDNPGQLLAISNLLTKANANVIQLEHNQFKAIDRLKNVVLEVTVETNGFQHIDTIKSLLTEGGYSFKQIY, from the coding sequence ATGCATTTAGATAAAATAAAGATGGCACGTGAAAATATTAAGGATATTATTGAAAAAACTCCTTTAATGCACAGTAACGTTTTTTCTAAAGAATGTGGAAATGATGTATATATGAAATGTGAAAATTTACAAATCACTGGAGCATACAAATTACGTGGAGCTTTAAATAAAATTACAACTCTTACAGATGAACAAAAAAGTAAAGGAGTTGTATGCTCTTCAGCAGGAAATCACGCTCAAGGAGTTGCTTATGCTTCTAACTTATTCGGTATTAAATCCAAGATAGTTATGCCTAAAACTACTCCTTTAATAAAAGTGAAGTCTACAAAAGACTTTGGTGGAAATGTAGTTCTTCATGGAAATGTATATGATGATGCATATAATGAAGCAAGGAGAATTGAAAAGGAAGATGGATCTGTATTTATACATCCTTTTAATGACTTAGATGTAATGTATGGACAAGGGACTATTGCTTTAGAAATCTTTGAAGACCTTGCAGATGTTGATATTATAGTATGTCCTATCGGTGGTGGTGGACTAATAAGCGGGATTTCTCTTGCCGCAAAAGAATTAAATCCTAACATTAAAATTATTGGTGTACAAGCTGAAGGTGCTAATGCTATGTACCAATCTTTTAATTCTGGTGAACTTAAAACATTAGACACTGTTAATACTATTGCTGATGGTATTGCAGTAAAAATTCCTGGAGACAAAACTTTTGAAATTATAAAAGATTATGTTGATGAAATTATAACTGTTTCTGATGCAGAAATTGCTGATAGCTTTATTGTTCTTACTGAAAAACATAAACTTTTAGCTGAAGCTTCTGGTGCAGCTTCTCTAGCTGCATTAAAGAAATTAAAAGTTAAAGGTAAAAAAGTAGTTTCTGTAATAAGTGGTGGAAATATAGATATGGTTACTATATCTTCTCTTATCAATAGTGGTCTTGTTTCTAGAGGAAGACTATTCTGCTTTAGCGTTGAATTACCTGATAATCCTGGACAATTACTTGCAATCTCTAATTTACTAACAAAAGCAAATGCTAATGTTATTCAGTTAGAGCACAATCAATTTAAAGCAATTGATAGACTTAAAAATGTTGTCCTAGAAGTAACTGTAGAAACTAATGGATTCCAACATATCGATACAATTAAGTCCCTTCTTACTGAAGGCGGATATTCATTTAAACAAATATACTAA
- a CDS encoding GIY-YIG nuclease family protein: MCYVYILQCSDDTLYTGWTNNLEKRIATHNSGKGAKYTRNRLPVKLAYYETFDDKSSALKREYAIKKLPRHKKLDLVQTMNISF, from the coding sequence ATGTGTTATGTATATATATTGCAATGTTCTGATGATACTTTGTATACTGGCTGGACAAATAATTTAGAAAAAAGAATCGCTACTCATAATAGTGGTAAAGGTGCTAAATATACCAGAAATAGGTTACCAGTAAAATTAGCTTATTACGAAACCTTTGATGATAAATCATCAGCACTTAAACGTGAGTATGCTATAAAAAAATTACCAAGACATAAGAAATTAGATTTAGTTCAAACTATGAATATTTCATTTTAA
- a CDS encoding YaiI/YqxD family protein, which translates to MKVLVDADACPVKNIIIELCSTKNIPVILFVDTSHIISSPQCQVITVDKGRDSVDIALMNKTLKNDIVVTQDYGVAAMALGRGAHAINEKGLIYTNENIDMLLFQRHMGQKARRAGKRVSVTKKRTLEDDIKFKNSFLKLIDKYFNFV; encoded by the coding sequence GTGAAAGTATTAGTAGATGCAGATGCATGTCCTGTAAAAAATATAATAATAGAATTATGTTCTACTAAAAATATTCCTGTAATTCTTTTTGTAGATACAAGTCACATAATATCTTCTCCACAATGCCAAGTTATAACTGTTGATAAAGGACGTGATTCTGTAGATATAGCACTGATGAATAAAACATTAAAAAATGACATTGTTGTAACTCAAGATTATGGTGTTGCAGCCATGGCATTAGGACGTGGTGCCCATGCCATTAATGAAAAAGGATTGATTTATACTAATGAAAATATTGATATGCTACTTTTTCAAAGACACATGGGGCAAAAAGCTAGGAGGGCTGGAAAAAGAGTATCGGTAACAAAAAAGAGAACTCTAGAAGATGATATTAAATTTAAAAATAGTTTTTTGAAACTAATAGATAAATATTTTAATTTTGTATAA
- a CDS encoding sodium-translocating pyrophosphatase, which translates to MSYLILSILIGGIALGFALLLYFDIIKKNVGSEKMKEISKNIEDGAMTFLFREYKFILIFVLVVAIIIAIAIHYKTAVAFVLGAFFSIMAGFCGMRVAVKANVRTTEAARKGIKEALTIAFSGGSVMGMAVVGFGIIGLAALMIIFNLDTEYITGFGLGASSIALFARVGGGIYTKAADVGADLVGKVEVGIPEDDPRNPAVIADNVGDNVGDVAGMGADLFESYVGSIISAITLGAFVNVSSGNETSIFPMIVAAFGILSSIIGVVIIRTIKGNNPQKILNTGTYIAGILMIVSTAIFSTVIFGSLKFFVPVLAGIIIGILIGKITEVYTSAEHKSVKEIARESQSGPGTNIISGLAVGMKSTVIPIILISIGILISYYVCGGNSDSSQGLYGIALSAVGMLATTGITVAVDAYGPVADNAGGIAEMASLPKEVREVTDKLDSVGNTTAAIGKGFAIGSAALTALALLASYAQVVQLKSIDLLDPLTLTGILVGAMIPYLFGALTMQAVGRAANKMVEEVRRQFKENKQILEGKSKPDYKRCIDISTEASLKEMIVPGILAVVIPVFIGMFFGKEALAGMITGALVSGVLNAIMMSNAGGAWDNAKKAIEGGIYGGSGSESHKAAVVGDTVGDPFKDTSGPSMNILIKLMTIVSVVFATLISSHGGILVDLFFK; encoded by the coding sequence ATGAGTTATTTAATTTTATCTATATTGATAGGTGGTATTGCTCTTGGATTTGCTTTATTGCTTTATTTCGATATTATAAAAAAGAATGTCGGAAGTGAAAAAATGAAAGAAATTTCAAAGAATATTGAAGATGGAGCTATGACATTTCTATTTAGAGAATATAAATTTATTTTGATATTTGTATTGGTAGTAGCAATAATTATAGCTATAGCAATACATTATAAAACGGCAGTAGCTTTTGTTTTAGGAGCATTTTTTTCAATTATGGCGGGATTTTGTGGAATGAGAGTAGCAGTGAAAGCTAATGTAAGAACAACTGAAGCTGCTAGAAAAGGAATAAAAGAAGCCTTAACTATTGCATTTTCTGGTGGATCAGTAATGGGCATGGCTGTAGTAGGATTTGGAATTATTGGATTAGCAGCATTGATGATAATATTTAATTTAGATACAGAGTATATTACTGGATTTGGTTTAGGTGCATCATCTATAGCCTTATTTGCTCGTGTAGGAGGAGGAATATATACTAAAGCCGCTGATGTTGGTGCTGATTTAGTAGGGAAAGTAGAAGTTGGAATTCCAGAAGATGATCCTAGAAATCCTGCCGTTATAGCTGATAATGTTGGAGATAATGTTGGAGATGTTGCAGGAATGGGAGCAGATTTATTTGAATCATATGTAGGGTCTATAATTTCTGCAATAACTTTAGGTGCATTTGTTAATGTATCATCAGGCAATGAAACCAGTATATTTCCAATGATAGTTGCTGCATTTGGAATACTATCATCTATAATAGGTGTAGTAATCATCAGAACTATAAAGGGTAATAACCCTCAAAAGATTTTGAATACAGGAACATATATAGCTGGTATATTAATGATAGTTTCTACAGCTATATTTTCTACTGTAATCTTTGGGAGTCTTAAATTTTTTGTACCAGTTCTTGCCGGAATAATTATAGGAATATTGATAGGAAAGATAACAGAGGTGTATACTTCCGCAGAGCATAAAAGTGTTAAAGAGATTGCAAGAGAATCTCAATCTGGTCCGGGAACTAATATAATTTCTGGGTTGGCAGTAGGAATGAAATCAACAGTAATTCCTATAATATTAATATCTATAGGAATCCTTATTTCATATTATGTTTGTGGAGGAAATTCTGATAGTTCACAAGGTTTATATGGTATAGCATTATCAGCAGTGGGAATGTTAGCTACTACAGGAATTACAGTAGCTGTAGATGCTTATGGGCCAGTAGCGGATAATGCAGGGGGAATAGCTGAGATGGCATCTTTACCTAAAGAAGTAAGAGAAGTAACTGATAAATTAGATTCAGTAGGTAATACAACAGCGGCTATAGGAAAAGGATTTGCTATAGGATCAGCAGCATTGACAGCTTTAGCACTTTTAGCCTCTTATGCACAAGTAGTTCAATTAAAAAGTATAGATTTATTAGATCCTCTTACATTAACAGGAATATTAGTAGGTGCTATGATACCGTATCTTTTTGGAGCATTGACAATGCAAGCGGTAGGGCGTGCTGCTAATAAAATGGTAGAAGAAGTGAGAAGACAATTTAAGGAGAATAAACAGATACTCGAGGGAAAATCTAAACCAGATTATAAAAGATGTATAGATATATCCACAGAAGCTTCTTTAAAGGAAATGATTGTGCCAGGGATATTAGCTGTAGTTATACCAGTATTCATAGGTATGTTTTTTGGAAAAGAGGCACTAGCAGGTATGATAACAGGAGCATTAGTATCAGGAGTTTTAAATGCTATTATGATGTCAAATGCAGGGGGAGCTTGGGATAATGCTAAAAAAGCTATTGAAGGTGGAATTTATGGAGGAAGTGGAAGCGAGAGCCATAAAGCTGCAGTAGTGGGGGATACAGTAGGAGATCCGTTTAAAGATACATCAGGGCCATCAATGAATATACTAATTAAGCTTATGACTATAGTTTCAGTGGTTTTTGCAACGTTAATATCATCTCATGGAGGTATTTTAGTAGATTTATTTTTTAAGTAA
- a CDS encoding ribose-phosphate pyrophosphokinase, producing MTKCDGHLTNSIDLGIIALKSSKELGKKIDAHLRKRLDHDETFLISSDEIRFSNGEGKVKLSETVRGKDIYIICDVGNYSCTYKMFGFENHMGPDEHFQDIKRVVSAIRGKAKRITVIMPLLYASRQHRRKGRESLDCAIALQELERLGVQEILTFDVHDPNVQNAIPLLSFENLYPTYDIVKTIIREEKDLDINKDSMLVISPDTGAMDRAIYYSSVLGVDVGLFYKRRDHSTIVNGKNPIVKHEYMGRDVEGRDVLIVDDMIASGESVFDIAQELKKRKARNVYVAATFAFFTEGTEKIERFYEEGLISRVYSTNLTYISDSVKNAPWFKEVDMSELISVILDKLNKNTSIAPYLDATRVITKLLNERE from the coding sequence ATGACTAAGTGTGATGGACACTTAACAAATAGTATTGATCTTGGGATTATAGCACTTAAGAGTTCAAAAGAACTTGGAAAGAAGATAGATGCTCATTTAAGAAAAAGATTAGATCATGATGAGACTTTCTTAATTTCTTCAGATGAAATTAGATTTTCTAATGGTGAAGGAAAAGTAAAACTTTCTGAAACTGTAAGAGGAAAAGATATATATATTATTTGCGATGTTGGAAACTATAGTTGTACATATAAAATGTTTGGTTTTGAAAATCACATGGGACCAGATGAACATTTTCAGGATATAAAGAGGGTAGTATCTGCAATAAGAGGAAAAGCTAAAAGAATAACAGTTATTATGCCTTTATTATATGCATCAAGACAACATAGACGTAAGGGAAGAGAGTCTTTAGATTGCGCTATTGCACTTCAAGAATTAGAAAGATTAGGAGTTCAAGAAATTCTTACTTTTGACGTTCATGATCCAAATGTACAAAATGCTATACCACTATTATCTTTTGAAAATTTATATCCAACATATGATATAGTTAAAACAATAATAAGAGAAGAAAAAGATCTTGATATCAATAAAGATAGCATGTTAGTTATTAGTCCAGATACTGGAGCAATGGATAGAGCTATTTATTATTCAAGTGTACTTGGAGTAGATGTAGGTCTATTCTATAAGAGAAGAGATCACTCTACTATAGTAAATGGTAAAAATCCTATAGTTAAACATGAGTATATGGGAAGAGATGTTGAAGGAAGAGATGTTCTTATTGTTGATGATATGATCGCATCTGGAGAATCTGTTTTCGATATAGCTCAAGAACTTAAAAAGAGAAAAGCAAGAAATGTATATGTAGCTGCTACGTTTGCATTTTTCACAGAAGGAACTGAAAAAATCGAAAGATTTTATGAAGAAGGGTTAATAAGTAGAGTATATTCAACTAATTTAACATATATTTCAGATTCAGTTAAAAATGCACCGTGGTTTAAAGAAGTTGATATGTCAGAACTTATCTCTGTAATATTAGATAAGTTAAATAAAAATACAAGTATAGCTCCTTATTTAGATGCAACAAGAGTAATTACTAAACTTTTAAATGAAAGAGAATAA
- a CDS encoding DUF1700 domain-containing protein — MNKEEFLDILKDYLKGHFSALEIDDILRDYEEFFINGKLEGKSEEEVAKGLGSPKQVATELIREMKGSFGEENYAKENVDTIKKNVFRLFNKARNKSKEFLNSDAIVKGEISSFAVKLIILFITLILAIPVGTIIVTLMTMGIGAIVATIVNVLVYMAAVTTFSVKTSIAVTIFFGGLIYTGILIIGWTLYIKIVSFMILFIRKYIGWIKTKLMYVRAKNNYEINGGVKEDE, encoded by the coding sequence ATGAATAAAGAAGAATTTTTAGATATATTAAAAGATTATTTAAAAGGACATTTTAGTGCTTTAGAAATAGATGATATATTAAGAGATTATGAGGAGTTTTTTATAAATGGTAAATTAGAAGGTAAAAGCGAAGAAGAGGTGGCAAAGGGATTAGGATCACCAAAGCAAGTTGCAACTGAGCTTATAAGAGAAATGAAGGGAAGCTTTGGAGAAGAAAATTATGCTAAGGAAAATGTAGATACTATAAAAAAGAATGTTTTTAGATTATTTAATAAAGCTAGAAACAAGTCAAAGGAATTTTTAAATTCTGATGCTATTGTAAAAGGTGAGATATCTTCTTTTGCTGTTAAGTTAATAATATTGTTTATTACATTAATATTAGCAATTCCAGTAGGCACAATTATTGTTACACTTATGACAATGGGAATAGGAGCTATAGTAGCAACTATCGTTAATGTATTAGTATATATGGCAGCTGTAACTACATTTTCTGTAAAAACATCTATAGCAGTAACGATATTCTTTGGAGGTCTTATATATACTGGCATACTAATAATCGGATGGACTCTATATATAAAGATTGTTTCTTTTATGATCCTATTTATTAGAAAATATATAGGGTGGATTAAAACGAAGTTGATGTATGTAAGAGCTAAGAATAATTATGAAATTAATGGTGGGGTGAAAGAAGATGAGTAA
- a CDS encoding AgrD family cyclic lactone autoinducer peptide encodes MNMNKNTVKKDIAKGVSKISNKVAEQSGFGCFWVFFYEPKNFNNKKLVRK; translated from the coding sequence ATGAACATGAATAAAAATACTGTAAAAAAAGACATTGCTAAAGGAGTATCTAAAATTTCTAACAAGGTGGCTGAACAATCTGGTTTCGGTTGCTTCTGGGTTTTCTTTTACGAACCAAAGAATTTCAATAACAAAAAACTAGTTCGTAAGTAA
- a CDS encoding response regulator, with product MYTVLHIEQSEFFCKAAKEILESNNYQYIYTNNFNDAIGLIDEFDVDLIVTSLYAEGCTVEDFVGTVKEKYPEKPIFVVTGDSMGEERKKLIDLGIREYIFKEEFKEEFIKYVDMAFAEDQYAKDLQEARIAVVEDSHLEMLFAKDILCKYNLKNIDYFKTGTELIKKNKKYDIYLIDIVLKDEFGKDVIRKLRRDNIDSTIIAVTGLHNPKVQAEILDSGANDIIVKPLEEDLFIAKLKSYIRFYTLNKKLKSAEE from the coding sequence ATGTATACAGTGTTACATATTGAGCAAAGTGAATTTTTTTGTAAAGCAGCTAAAGAAATATTAGAATCAAATAACTATCAATATATATATACTAATAATTTTAATGATGCAATTGGATTAATAGATGAATTTGATGTTGATCTTATAGTTACATCTTTATACGCTGAGGGATGTACTGTAGAAGATTTTGTAGGTACAGTTAAAGAAAAGTATCCAGAGAAACCTATTTTTGTAGTTACAGGAGATTCTATGGGAGAGGAAAGAAAGAAATTAATAGACTTAGGAATAAGAGAATATATATTTAAAGAAGAGTTTAAAGAGGAATTTATAAAATATGTAGATATGGCATTTGCAGAAGATCAATATGCGAAAGATTTACAAGAGGCACGAATTGCAGTAGTAGAGGATAGCCATCTTGAAATGCTTTTTGCTAAAGATATATTATGCAAATATAATCTTAAAAATATAGATTATTTTAAAACTGGTACTGAATTGATAAAGAAAAATAAGAAGTATGATATTTATTTAATAGATATAGTATTAAAAGATGAATTTGGTAAAGACGTAATAAGAAAGTTAAGAAGAGATAATATAGATTCTACTATAATAGCAGTAACAGGATTACATAATCCGAAGGTACAAGCAGAAATTTTAGATTCTGGAGCTAATGATATTATAGTTAAACCGTTAGAAGAAGATTTGTTTATTGCAAAACTTAAATCATATATAAGATTTTATACTTTGAATAAGAAATTAAAATCTGCAGAAGAATAA
- a CDS encoding PadR family transcriptional regulator, whose product MSTQLRKGVIEICVLTMINHKDMYGYEVVEAISKVMDIKESTIYPLLRRLTAESNFETYIVKSEEGPDRKYYKITAEGKEKLKTLVDEWDKFVDDVNSILEVYRKEKMYE is encoded by the coding sequence GTGAGTACACAATTAAGAAAAGGTGTAATAGAGATATGTGTTTTAACAATGATAAATCATAAAGACATGTATGGATATGAAGTAGTAGAAGCGATATCAAAAGTAATGGATATTAAAGAAAGTACAATATATCCACTCCTTAGAAGACTTACTGCTGAATCAAATTTTGAAACTTATATTGTAAAGTCAGAAGAGGGACCAGATAGAAAGTATTACAAAATAACAGCAGAAGGAAAAGAAAAGTTAAAGACTTTAGTTGATGAGTGGGACAAATTTGTTGATGATGTTAATTCTATTTTAGAGGTATATAGGAAGGAGAAAATGTATGAATAA